The DNA segment ATTCACAAACTATAAACagattattaaatcatGAAGTTCTTACAATGGAACCTAAAATTacattatcaatatcacTACCTTTAGTTGAAGATAGTGAACCATTTGCTACATGGGAATTATGGAATACCGTGAGAAAGATATGTGAGTACAATGAATTACTGACCATTTCATTAGCTTTACCTAGAATTAAAACACCATCCTATGTATTAAAACGATGGTTATGCGAGCCAGTATCAtgtttattaatatcttcttcaatcTTTGAAACTAATCAGAATAATTATCCTGTGTTACATAAGtttaatcaaaaaatactGAGAGAATTCCAAAGGATTAACGGCAATTCACAAAGTGAACAAGGTCAACTATGTGTCATACTACATGGTATGGAAAAACATGCTGATTTTATTAGAGGAGGTTCTGTTTCATATCttgattatattaattttttgctaaagaaagaagataaattaataatggaTGAGTTTAATAAAGAAGCCATCAACATGACCAATGAACAAGGAAGTTCTAATGCAAACTTAATCAATGAAGATAAATGGTTACCTAAATTAATGCCGCCTTTACTACCTAACTCTGATAATTTAACTAATGATACATATCTagtttttgaaaatgatagGACAAAGTATGATTTATACCATGAAGCTATTCACCAGGCAATTCATGATAAATTGTCATATATCCAACATTTAAAAAGGAATAACTCTCAAAAATTTCAGATTCTAGTCGCTGGTGCAGGCAGGGGTCcattaattgatgaaacatatgatattttgaagtactataatgttttaaataagTGCAAGATAATTGCCATTGAGAAAAATTCACAAgcttttttgtttttacaaaagaagaaatttgataaatggGTTGATTCAGTTGAGTTAATAAGATGTGatatgaaaaaattatcaaatgattttggtaaatttgatattgtaATAAGTGAATTATTAGGATCTTTTGGTTGTAACGAATTATCTCCTGAATGTTTAATTCATATTGAAGCCAATTTTAGTCGTAAAGAGACAATATTTATTCCAGAATCATATTCGTCATATGTTGCACCAGCATCTCTTCCATTGGTAAGACAAAAATTAGacaaattttcaaatggaTTTGAAAAACCGTGGTTAGTGAATAACATTCCATATTGTATTTTATCTACTAAAATCAATAAGATATGGTCATTTCAACATCCATTGTTAAAGACAGAAAATCAAGACAATAaacatttatttaataagaatattgaGAATGgtgaatttaaattaaaacatAAATGTGAAATAGATGGGTTAATTGGATTTTTCAGTGCAACAttgtataataatattacttTATCTACTTTACCTGAGGGGTTTACGATCAATGATCCAAGAAAAGAATACGACACGAAGATTACCactaatgataaaaatgaatcaattcatacaaaaaatttaaagtcATGGGCACCCATTTTTTTCCCTATAACTAGTCCATTAAGCATAACTGATGATACTGAACTATCTGTGTATTTCAATAGGATTTCAGACAgtcaattaaaaaaaacatgGTATGAATGGTCATTAGAGAGTTTTATATACTTGGTAGTGTCCTCAACGTCACACAAACAGAACGGCAATACCACAGTTGCTAGTAAGAGCATCCATAATCAAGCATCATTAAATGAACTTAGAGAGACAACCACAATTAAGGATGAACAGTCATTGATGGAGCTTAACGGTAGTGAAGAGGTACAACCACAACCAACACAACAAGAATCGAATAGAAACTACTATTATCAAAGTGAATTTGAAACAGGAGGATGGGAGAGTGTCAACGATATCCATGAGTTAACAAGCGATATGAGTAGATTGAATACCGATAACACAAATGAAGAGAACAAAATCAGTGCAACGTTTGATTTAAAAGTATCACCAACACATGGTCGTCATAACCAACCTAGTTTAATCGAAGTTCAAAGCATCGATGAAGATAGTCCAGAGAATTTAGATTATTCATATGAACTCGAAGAAGATTTTAAAGCCATGAGAACAAATAACAATGATATCTCAACTCTAAATGATGATACTATGGACCATGATAACTCTTCGCATAAGacaacaaataaaaatatgaatacaACTGCAAACACAAAAACCTCCAGGGATATAAACACAAATAATACAAGCAACAATCAATTAGAGGTCAATTTACGCATTAGAACTGGAGTAACGAAATTACATAATATGAACGGTAATAAATCATCCATACCATACTAaaaacacacacacatacatacacacaaacatatatatatatatatctttcaCCGGattaacaacaataatataatataattaattaataaaataaaaatacgTCATAacttaataataacaattcaTATTTAATGTCATTTGTCCCTTATTTCAACACTttaaatctaataaatgTCGTTGTTGGAGATCGTTTAGATTCTATGGAATGGCCCCTTGTGTAGATTTCACTGACAAAGGAAAATGATAGTTGTAGGGGTAGTTGTCGGTGGGTGCAGTTGTACATGGTATTCTCACGAAACTGCAATATGCACCTTAATGCAGACATTGTCTGGAAAATGAGGGCATGCCCGACAATGAAACTCTAAAGAGCATGCTACGCAGCCACATAGTAACGCAGCGACGTCAGTAGATGCATTTTACGCGTGTGGGCTgtgaaaatatataaagtacAACTAGTCAAAAACAATCGTGAGGGGATGATGGTACTAAATAAATCAACCATCCGGTGATGACAtctcttttcttcttttgttcCTTTTTTCATCATCTGCATCAGTTTCTCTTTGTAAAACGTATAATAATACTTGGTTACCTTAGTATGGGATTtcacttttttttttgtcgCTATTTAGGCGATATCTCgtaattaatatattaaattggagtatattttgtgttttattaaaaaatagtcatttattttattttttaattattgtatCTATTATTTATGAGAGTTCTTGCGTACTTAACTATGATTTACCTACAAATTACGTATCATATATAGATgtgtaaatatatatcagTGTATCGTGCTCGTTTCCTAAGTACTATCTATCATGCAGTGACTATAGTTGCAATTagatatacatatataatatatacatataatatatatatatagatatatattaaaacatCACGTTATTGGAGCTTGTTGGAGATTATTGCATTGTAATTATACTAATGTATATTATTTGCATATgcaattaatatattatatatcaaGTAAAGCTGATTtacatattattatttaggGTATgcaaattaaataaaaaaaagtgGAGTAGATTAATCACGACAATAAAAAAGAGATTCACTATAAAATTCTAATTAATTACTCATAATGTCAACGAGTGTAACTTCAAAAAACGTTAAAATACTGAAGgataaatattatgatCAAGGTGGAGAAGATGGAGATAGAGTAAttgttgaatatattaataaaattgatgatgACGACAATGATGAGGTAAGTTATACAAGTAACAGAAGTCGGACTGGTtctgatgaagaattaCTAATAAAGGAAATTTATACCActaaaagaaatttaaagaatagGCATGTTCAATTTATTGCAATCTCAGGAGTTATCGGAACCGCCATCTTTGTAGCAATAGGTAAAGCATTATACAAAGGAGGACCTggaaatttaataattgcCTTTGCAGTATGGTGTATTCCAATTTTATGTATTACTATGTCTACCGCAGAGATGGTATCTTTTTATCCAGTGCATTCACCTTTTTTAAGATTAGCTACTATGTGTGGAGATGATTCATTTAGTATTATGGCATCTTGGAATTTTTGGTTCTTGGAATGTGTCCAAATTCCTTTCGAGATCGTTTCGGTTAATACgattattcattattgGAGGGATGATTATTCTGCTGCAATCCCATTGGTCGTTCAAGTGgtattatatatcttaaTATCAGTTCTTGCCGTAAAATATTATGGGGAACTTGAATTTTGGTTAGcttcatttaaaatcatattAGCTCTAGGACTTTTcttatttacatttattaCCATGGTGGGTGGTAATCCCAAACATGATAGGTATGGTTTTAGATATCTGAGTGAATCTcctttcaaaaaatattatcctGATGGGGATACAACTGCAGGGCCATCTGCAGGTCATTTTCAAGGTTTCTTAATTTGTTTGATTCAGGCTGCATTTACAATAGCTGGTGgagaatatatttcaatgttAGCCGGTGAAGTTTGTTTGCCAAGAAAAGTAATGCCAAAAGCCTTTAAACAAGTGTTTTGGAGGTTGacttttatatttatcgGTTCTTGTTTTTGTGTTGGCATTGTTTGTTCGTCAAATGATCCTTTGCTGACATCTGCAATTAATGAATCAAGACCAGGTGCTGGTTCATCTCCTTATGTTATTGCAATGCAAAATTTACAAATAAGAATATTGCCAGATATTGTAAATATCGCTCTAATAACAGCTGCTTTTTCAGCTGGCAATGCTTATACTTATTGTTCATCAAGAACGTTATATGGAATTGCTTTAGATGGTAATGctccaaaaatatttaaaaaatgtaataaaGAAGGTGTTCCGATATATTGTGTATTGGTCTCTACCTTATGGGCATTATTAAGTTTATTgcaattaaattcaaatagtGCTGTTGTACTAAATTGGttgattaatttaattactGCATCtcaattaatcaatttttcttgtaTTTGCATTACTTATCTATTGTTTAGAAGAGCATATCGAGCTCAAGAAGACTCTCTTCCAAGGTTACCATTCACTTCATGGTACCAACCATATACAACATATTTTGGATTGTTTTGTTCAATTAGTATGATGTTAGTTCAAGGTTATACCgtttttttcaaaaaattatggGCAGTTGATGATttcttatttaattatttaatgatattcaTTGATTTGGCTATTTATTTAGGtgttaaatttatttggaAAAGAGGTAAAGATCCAGTTAAAGATCCAAAAAAGATAGATTTTGAAactgaattgaaaaatatcgAACAACATGAGTTGGAccttaattttaataaatttcaattctaCCTTCCAGATAATTATGCATAGTAAAATGatagataaaaatatataattcatATTGCTCTTTTTAATAAGTACATTCATGACATTATTTTATAGTTACGTTggtatatatgtatatattatttattgttcTACTATGcatgattttaaaaaatttactCAACTTGAGAATCTTTCCATTTTAATACATCCTTTCCAAAATCATTAAGCATATGATTCTGTTGCATATTTTTAAGCTTCGGCGAAACATTAGAGTCATCATACCAATTTCTAATAAGAAATTCAAGTTTGTCACCACTATTCTCAATATAACATAACAGACCATTActtaatttcatcaattgtCTCTGTCTAATATCATCGCGACATTgtgatttttcaatattttcattaaattgtAATAACTCATTATGTAATTCCAATAGTTTGAAATTTGGCATTGCAAATAAAAAGTTTTTATGAACTGCGATTAAATTCTCttgttttttaaaattagttTTATTGCCATTACCATTATCCACAAGTGCTTTGTTATCCCTACAAAACCAGTTCCCCATTGAGGTAATGCCGCCAATATCTGTTATCTGTGAAAtgttttcaaaagaatttgTCCCAAATAACTGATCAACTCcattaattattaactgGGAAAACATATTCTCGGTAGCAGCTTCTGATCCATTCGAGATCCATGCAGGTATAGATGAATGTATTgttctcttcttcttgtcAATTACAGTATAAGCAAATGATTCATTGGAATTCGATGAAAAGCTTGGTTCGGTTGCAGTTTCATACAATGTTACCATACTCTCAtacaatttataatttaaatcaGAAAGGTATTCATGATTCCAAATGCTTTTAAAATTAGGATCACATGCAATTATCACTAGAACATCTTGAAAATAccaaaataaacaattgtAAGATTCTGtttgattttttgataattggATATCATTATACTTCAAATTCAATcttttaactttataaTCGTAaggtaaatatttattcgCCCAGGGTGATATTAGAAATCCAtgagaaatatttttatctttatttacCACTAAAGTACCATTACCATTACCATTAGTAACATCATTGCCTTGATTTTTGGAATTTctagaaaatgaaaacttTGGAACGTAATCTAACATCAATGACATGCTTTTAGATATCCCTGTAGTTACACCAACTTCTTGAAATGTATCATATGCAAAAGAAACAGGGAGAGTGATATTAtgtataatattttttgtctGTTCATTAAAGGTATTGCTATTAGAGTTATTTTCTGTTGATTCGTTGATTTGACTGTCATTATTCCCATCTATATGCTCACTAGAATTAGCTGTAAAATCAGCATCGTTCCccaataattcaatattagaTTTAGAAATATAATGCACATTTCCTGATAAAACGTGGCTAGATAACACACCATACGTTGAATGTAAATGATAAATCCAATTTGATAAGTCAGATAAGTTTTCCAATTCATTTgtgaaatttttaacaaaacCAAAGTTTTTTGTGTTATATGCATTATTATACTGTAAACTTGGCAAATGATAGACTAGAATATCTTTTATCCCCAAGTAATTTTCATCTTGTAAAAGGATACTTTGATTAATCTGTGATTCCCAGgatttatttgtatttttgaattctaactctgaaattttataaCAGTCGTTGTAAACAGTAtaccaattttttttaaacatTGACGTTGGATTCGAGACTAGATCTTGCCAAAAGGGTATAACATATTCATTTAAGtcatttgttaatttagttaaattatttccTGCTTCGTAATTCTTAAAATAATTGTATTGTAAGATGAAGAATCTATAACATAACCACATATTTGTCAGCCAGTATTGCTGTGGAATATTTTCAGCTGTTGTAATATCCaatgcaaaaaaataatgtttttcaaaagttaTAACCATTAAGACTTCATTTTCACttaattcaattatctTACCTTTACCTTTATCATCACCGATTAGAGTATCAGTCAGATTCCAAATACCCTGTAAGATACCTATATTAGccaatttttcatttaaagaatgttcaatttcattaaaagaatGATACAGTATTAATTGCTTGAATGTGTCATCTTCGTTAGTTGATCTTAGGGGATCATATATTGctaaataatttaacatatttatactttttGAACTGGCAGAATCTCACATAAACACCAAAGTTGCCGACAGTCTCTAGAGTTCCTAATTGAGAGGAATATCTAGAATGCCTGATATGATGGTCATTCAGAAATGAACAGAGGACTGAAGTGATTTAATATGCATCGAaagttttataataatatggtactgtttttaaattaacgtatattatattttagatATCACAGTATATGTGATAGCGCCTCggattaattttttttaggGCAGCTCACATAAAAGTACTGAATTTATATCtagtttaaattattttaattgttgGTAGACGGAATATGTTTTACAGTAAGAACcgatgatttattattctttgCTCTCAATAATAAGTTAAGGAGCAGAGCATAGTCTATTCAGCCAACTCTACAAACTTGCTTAATATGATTTTGCATCAGAATATGTGAAAAAACATGAGATCCTAACAGAAACATGCTTCACCGCTATCTTTAATACCCTAGGCACCAAGATCACCACGACACCACTAGACACGAATTCTTACTAGAGGtacttaaatattttatcgAGATATCCCAGTTTATCAAGAGATCGGAATTGACAGGATCCAGACTGTTGTGTAAAGATAGGACCTGCATACCACGGCCACAGTGGAGACCTAGTATTTGCTGATCACAACGAGACAGTATTTGGAGGACAATCTAAAGAAACCATGATGTGCCCCGAACTTCACAAGTGTTTGAACTGGACACACATAATCAACTCGACCAGGACCTATGTATAATATGCCTCCAATGGCAACTCATGAAGTCTCATAGACTCAAGACCCACGGATTACCACTGCCACTCCTACTTCCAGAAGGGAAATGGGTTGATATAACCGTTGACTTCGCCTCAGGACTACcagaaacaaaataatgGCAGTATTCTCTTACCCCATTAAAGCCactattttaaaatttgtatgtaaacatttaatataaatgcaAGATATTAGACAGAGGTGTCTGGTTTAATCAACGCTTAGACCTATTCAGGTCCCTTTAGTAAAAATAGAATCTTCATAATACATCGCATTCTACCATGCACATACGCCTATCTATGTATAAACATTGATTACGTATAAGGTACCAGATATTTGAAACGtacaatttcaaatagCAGTAATGTACCTTAGAGTACTCTCTAAGTGCTAATACAAGAATTTTC comes from the Tetrapisispora phaffii CBS 4417 chromosome 1, complete genome genome and includes:
- the HSL7 gene encoding protein arginine N-methyltransferase (similar to Saccharomyces cerevisiae HSL7 (YBR133C); ancestral locus Anc_3.399), producing MIQSNVYVGIKPSFNKVDESFYDETYSSIPTVNFDYVLLPITNQRYSQIAIKAVENYRLSQKESYNLFSELTIPEPKLQDLYIPPFKSKASLNGSDGQYIMHLGLLASWLDLDSMDPVISDFSYKVLLNECKYARFVGIRKLLVAPPRDLSNLTPYSQTINRLLNHEVLTMEPKITLSISLPLVEDSEPFATWELWNTVRKICEYNELLTISLALPRIKTPSYVLKRWLCEPVSCLLISSSIFETNQNNYPVLHKFNQKILREFQRINGNSQSEQGQLCVILHGMEKHADFIRGGSVSYLDYINFLLKKEDKLIMDEFNKEAINMTNEQGSSNANLINEDKWLPKLMPPLLPNSDNLTNDTYLVFENDRTKYDLYHEAIHQAIHDKLSYIQHLKRNNSQKFQILVAGAGRGPLIDETYDILKYYNVLNKCKIIAIEKNSQAFLFLQKKKFDKWVDSVELIRCDMKKLSNDFGKFDIVISELLGSFGCNELSPECLIHIEANFSRKETIFIPESYSSYVAPASLPLVRQKLDKFSNGFEKPWLVNNIPYCILSTKINKIWSFQHPLLKTENQDNKHLFNKNIENGEFKLKHKCEIDGLIGFFSATLYNNITLSTLPEGFTINDPRKEYDTKITTNDKNESIHTKNLKSWAPIFFPITSPLSITDDTELSVYFNRISDSQLKKTWYEWSLESFIYLVVSSTSHKQNGNTTVASKSIHNQASLNELRETTTIKDEQSLMELNGSEEVQPQPTQQESNRNYYYQSEFETGGWESVNDIHELTSDMSRLNTDNTNEENKISATFDLKVSPTHGRHNQPSLIEVQSIDEDSPENLDYSYELEEDFKAMRTNNNDISTLNDDTMDHDNSSHKTTNKNMNTTANTKTSRDINTNNTSNNQLEVNLRIRTGVTKLHNMNGNKSSIPY
- the AGP2 gene encoding Agp2p (similar to Saccharomyces cerevisiae AGP2 (YBR132C); ancestral locus Anc_3.397) — protein: MSTSVTSKNVKILKDKYYDQGGEDGDRVIVEYINKIDDDDNDEVSYTSNRSRTGSDEELLIKEIYTTKRNLKNRHVQFIAISGVIGTAIFVAIGKALYKGGPGNLIIAFAVWCIPILCITMSTAEMVSFYPVHSPFLRLATMCGDDSFSIMASWNFWFLECVQIPFEIVSVNTIIHYWRDDYSAAIPLVVQVVLYILISVLAVKYYGELEFWLASFKIILALGLFLFTFITMVGGNPKHDRYGFRYLSESPFKKYYPDGDTTAGPSAGHFQGFLICLIQAAFTIAGGEYISMLAGEVCLPRKVMPKAFKQVFWRLTFIFIGSCFCVGIVCSSNDPLLTSAINESRPGAGSSPYVIAMQNLQIRILPDIVNIALITAAFSAGNAYTYCSSRTLYGIALDGNAPKIFKKCNKEGVPIYCVLVSTLWALLSLLQLNSNSAVVLNWLINLITASQLINFSCICITYLLFRRAYRAQEDSLPRLPFTSWYQPYTTYFGLFCSISMMLVQGYTVFFKKLWAVDDFLFNYLMIFIDLAIYLGVKFIWKRGKDPVKDPKKIDFETELKNIEQHELDLNFNKFQFYLPDNYA
- the CCZ1 gene encoding Ccz1p (similar to Saccharomyces cerevisiae CCZ1 (YBR131W); ancestral locus Anc_3.396), whose amino-acid sequence is MLNYLAIYDPLRSTNEDDTFKQLILYHSFNEIEHSLNEKLANIGILQGIWNLTDTLIGDDKGKGKIIELSENEVLMVITFEKHYFFALDITTAENIPQQYWLTNMWLCYRFFILQYNYFKNYEAGNNLTKLTNDLNEYVIPFWQDLVSNPTSMFKKNWYTVYNDCYKISELEFKNTNKSWESQINQSILLQDENYLGIKDILVYHLPSLQYNNAYNTKNFGFVKNFTNELENLSDLSNWIYHLHSTYGVLSSHVLSGNVHYISKSNIELLGNDADFTANSSEHIDGNNDSQINESTENNSNSNTFNEQTKNIIHNITLPVSFAYDTFQEVGVTTGISKSMSLMLDYVPKFSFSRNSKNQGNDVTNGNGNGTLVVNKDKNISHGFLISPWANKYLPYDYKVKRLNLKYNDIQLSKNQTESYNCLFWYFQDVLVIIACDPNFKSIWNHEYLSDLNYKLYESMVTLYETATEPSFSSNSNESFAYTVIDKKKRTIHSSIPAWISNGSEAATENMFSQLIINGVDQLFGTNSFENISQITDIGGITSMGNWFCRDNKALVDNGNGNKTNFKKQENLIAVHKNFLFAMPNFKLLELHNELLQFNENIEKSQCRDDIRQRQLMKLSNGLLCYIENSGDKLEFLIRNWYDDSNVSPKLKNMQQNHMLNDFGKDVLKWKDSQVE